One Urocitellus parryii isolate mUroPar1 chromosome 8, mUroPar1.hap1, whole genome shotgun sequence DNA window includes the following coding sequences:
- the Mln gene encoding promotilin: protein MVSYKAMAALLVVHAATMLASQTEAFMPIFTYSDLQRMQEKERNKGQKKSLSVWQRSEEAGPRDPEETSEEEENKMIKLTAPVEIGIRMNSKQLEKYRAALEGLLSEALPGYQQLDAVSTLYCQLTTRHEQGLSHG from the exons ATGGTGTCCTACAAGGCCATGGCTGCCCTGCTGGTGGTACACGCAGCCACCATGCTGGCCTCCCAGACAGAAGCCTTTATGCCCATCTTCACCTACAGTGACCTCCAGAGGATGCAG GAAAAGGAACGGAACAAAGGACAAAAGAAATCCCTGAGCGTGTGGCAGAGGTCTGAGGAGGCAGGTCCCCGAGACCCCGAGGAGAcctcagaggaggaagaaaacaaaatgatcaaG CTGACTGCTCCTGTGGAAATTGGAATAAGGATGAACTCCAAGCAGCTGGAAAAGTACCGGGCCGCCCTGGAAGGGCTGCTGAGTGAGGCACTGCCCG GTTACCAGCAACTAGACGCAGTGTCCACTCTGTATTGCCAACTCACCACCCGCCACGAGCAAGGGCTCAGCCACGGATAA